Sequence from the Rutidosis leptorrhynchoides isolate AG116_Rl617_1_P2 chromosome 3, CSIRO_AGI_Rlap_v1, whole genome shotgun sequence genome:
ACATTTCGGCTAAATGCTACATTTAGagaaatattttaaaaataatatgttCTTGTATTGTAATGAGATAATGATTTTTATCGTATGTTTAGGATGCAGAGTTGCCCCCAAttttcgaagaagaagaaatggcgaATCCGGTAGTATTTGAACAACCAGATCCAACTCAAGATAGTTTTGTGATGAAAGATAGTCCGGTAGCCATTGACGAGTTGAATGTTAGTTTGCCTTTGAATGAAGAGAGATCTATTGTTCTGTATGATCCTATGAATAACATGCCTTCTCGATCGCCATTCTCGATTTCGGTTAATTCAGACTTCCTTTCAGGGTTTAAAAGTATGTTCCTCACTCAATATCTTTGTTTTATCAATTCCATTAATGAAATATTTAATTTTCTTTGTTTTATCGATTAATGCTGAAGTCattttacaatattttaaatttacaTTGTTAGAATAGGAAATATATGCCCTATAAAGCTGTATGTATGTGCCTGAATGAGATATTTGGCTTAGGTTCAAACCAGCCTGACCCTAACTGTTATGTGATTCATATTGTCGAAAATACTTTTTAAATCACTTTACTTGCATTGTTTGATTATTATTGTAAATATGTGATTCATATAGTCAAAAAAAATTAGCCGATTAATTATTTATTGAAAAAATAAGTGCAAACTAACAAGCTATGTGAGGCACTGACAAATTGATCATTTTGACATGTTACCCGACCCGCCGGTTTGCCACTTTTAGAGGCAATAATGAAAATGAATATTGATGTGTATTGTGTACTGCAGATCCAGTATTATGGTCGAACCGATCACAGTTGCTAAAAACATTAAATGGAGAGACAGAAAAGCAAGACAATAACTCCGACCAAAATCATGTCAACCTAGCAGTTGTACCGTGGGTCCCGACACATTCACAAAACCGAGCATTGCCAGAAGAAGAAATCGCTCGTACAGAAGTATCAGAGATGATGGATACTGATGACGTGGAAGCCAGAATTATGGATATCGAAGAAAATAATCCCCAACCTTTTACCATAAACCAGTTTGGTGCATTGAGTGGTAGTGAAGGCGTGAACCATTGGCAGCAACATTGCACGATTCCACAGCCTCCACATAATTTGTCGACACCAATTGCTTGGTCAGGTACATTCGATTCTTGAGGGACTAGATTTGTAATTTTGGTTAGATGATAGATCCCATAGATGGCGTTGGATATGTTAATGGTATAAAGATGATGGGGTTTTGATGACGACGTCATGTATAGAGTTTCACATGGTATTGTTGTAGAATACGGATGAAATGTAACATTGTCAGACGCCGTGTACTTGCATACTTGCCGTTTGCGAGCTGCGTTTTAAAATATGTTGCTATATACTTTCTTTCCTGTATTTCATCACCAACATTGAATCTTGTATTCATTCTGTTTTATCAAGAAAATGCTAACTTCCATCAGTAGtagcatcataaaaacaaccaaccAAACAGGATATGAAATCCAGCTACACAGAATATGTGATTCCGTTTTTATTAATGGCTGCAAAGCAATACACGCAAAAATAGCATTTGTTTAACACCATCAAACAAAAAAGATAAACAGTTACACCACACCTAACGGCGCGTCAGAATCCGTCAGTGACAGTTTATGAGGTGAGGCGAAACTGATGAAAACTGACCGATATTATCGGGGTGTTGGTAGTTAGTGTGTGGGGCATCAGTTATGTGATGATTAGCTTCCGTCAGTTTCTTCAGCAACCAATCATGCATTTTTTATTAAAACATATGTTTTTTCATTAATTTTTATTTCTCACCTAATTTCCAAttatattttaccatattaccctACTCAATATTTAACATAAAAAACTAACACAATGGTTAAATAATGTCAGGAAGAAACTAACACAATGGTTAAAAGTGACTTTGCCATGTCAGTATGACACAACAGTTGAATAATGACGGGAAGTGACTTTGCCATGTATGTCACAGTTAGATAGCAATTTTTGGAATCAATCACCATTAGAAATGGTCTTGCACAAAACATTAAGCATGTATAACAAGAATGAATCAAAAAGACTACAAAATTGTAGAATTTACAACTACGTTTTCTTAAGACAACAAAATTGATATACTAAAACTTCATTAGTCATATGTTCATATTATATAACCATCAAAATTGTATCTAGGTCTTAGTTTGTTGaggtttttaaaataaaaagtaaaaaagtaataaAGAGGGCTGCAAAAGCTTGACCAAAAATCATTCCGACTAGAGGTAGGTTCTTCTTCTATGTCCAAGTATAGGATAACAATAACAATGTTGGTATCCATCTCCAATCTAAAACCATGATGGACCAAACCCTAACGAAACCCGTCTTACAACATCCACACTTCCAAGTTAATTAGTCTCCCGATATGTATTTTCTTTCTTCATAAAACTTCTTCTCGCTAGCTTCCTTCTTTGCATTCCGCTTCTGCACAATTATGGTAAATCAATCACAACTTAAAAAACAACATTAATGCATCAAAAACAACACTAGAATAAAGTAAATCTATGAATAAGTAAGGTGGTACACGTTAAAATAAACGTTTTTGTGTGTACGCGCGCGCGCGCATGCGCAGGGTATTCAGCCCCATTTTCCCGTGTAACAAAAAATCAATCGATCCCTGAAGTTTTAACACAaacaaaatcgaccaattcacaaATAGACAATATGTTTGTTAACCACAAATGTGCATGTTGCAGGGGACAATTTGTTAATAACAATTAGTTGAATTAAAAAGGTACCTCATAGATTTCATGATTGGCTTTTATTCTTTGAGCCACGGAGGTTGTCGTTATACTTTTCGGACTCTCCAGCATTCTGAAAATACCCAAACTTTTAGGAACCGAATACGGATCCGTATCA
This genomic interval carries:
- the LOC139898244 gene encoding uncharacterized protein, encoding MEECYFPAKLKRKDLDEFNDDFCDFSLSSPARKMRRLDAELPPIFEEEEMANPVVFEQPDPTQDSFVMKDSPVAIDELNVSLPLNEERSIVLYDPMNNMPSRSPFSISVNSDFLSGFKNPVLWSNRSQLLKTLNGETEKQDNNSDQNHVNLAVVPWVPTHSQNRALPEEEIARTEVSEMMDTDDVEARIMDIEENNPQPFTINQFGALSGSEGVNHWQQHCTIPQPPHNLSTPIAWSGTFDS